CTCGACGGCGTTGACTTTGAAAAGCGTGAGACAGTCCGAATCCGTAATCGCTATGATGCAAGTGTACCTTCAGTGGTAGGAGCAGTATCTCGTCAAAAACCGGTTTTTGTGGAAGATGCTAAATTTTTACGCTCTCTGACCAGTCGGCCAATTAAATGGGCATTGCCTGGGCCAATGACCATGATTGACACCCTCTATGATGGTCACTACAAAAGCCGTGAAAAACTTGCCTGGGAATTTGCCAAAATTCTTAATCAGGAAGCAAGAGAATTAGAAGCTGCCGGTGTTGATATTATCCAGTTTGATGAACCGGCATTTAACGTGTTTTTTGATGAAGTGAATGATTGGGGCGTTGCTACCCTGGAAAGAGCCCTTGAAGGCCTGAAGTGTGAAACCGCCGTACACATTTGCTATGGCTATGGTATTAAAGCCAATACCGACTGGAAAAAGACTTTAGGCTCAGAATGGCGACAATACGAGGCAGTCTTTCCCAAACTGCAAAAATCCAAGATCGATATCGTGTCTTTAGAATGTCAGAATTCTCATGTTCCGATGGATCTGATTGAGCTGATTCGCGGAAAAAAGGTGATGATTGGTGCAATTGATGTAGCAACCAATAGAATTGAAACTCCAGAAGAAGTTGCTGAGACCTTATGTAAAGCACTTCATTTTGTTGATGCTGACAAGCTTTATCCTTCAACCAACTGTGGTATGGCGCCGTTGTCTCGCCAAGTCGCAATAGGCAAGTTGAATGCTTTAAATGCTGGTGCGGAAATTGTTCGTAAAGAGCTAACAGCTTAGTTCTTATTGATTACATGATGCGTCAAGAAAGATCTAATTCGGTTTGATCAGGTATTTCTGGTCAGACCGATAAGCGCAATCCAGATGAAATAGCATGTTAACCCAAATACATTCAGCTGATCTGCCGACGCCGTGGTATCAAAAAAGCTCTATCTTAAGAAAAACGCCGATTTAATTTTGGAACAAGTGATGATTGACTCAACTGACTTTAGAAATGCCATGTCTCTGTTAACAAGTGCGGTTAATATTGTGACTACAGCAGGAGCATCTGGTTCTCATGGATTTACTGCATCTGCGGTATGTAGTGTCACGGATACACCACCAAGCTTGCTGGTCTGCATGAATAAAGCCTCTAGGTCTCATGCACACTTTATAGAAAATAAAATTTTAACTGTGAATGTGTTGGGCGCACAACATAAGCATATTTCCAAGGTCTTTTCATCCAAAATGAGTTCAGAAGAACGGTTTAAACATGGAACCTGGCTGGAATTAGAAACGGGTGCACCTGTTTTGGAAGATGCTCTGGTTAGTTTTGATTGTGAAATCGATCAGATTCAAGAAGTTGGAACGCATACTATTTTCATGTGTCGTATTGTCGCGATTCAACAAAGTCAAAATGATCAAAGCTTGGTTTATTTCAATCGTGC
The nucleotide sequence above comes from Acinetobacter sp. 10FS3-1. Encoded proteins:
- a CDS encoding methionine synthase, which gives rise to MKRLLPTSTAGSLPKPSWLAEPEKLWSPWKLQEDQLIEGKQDALRLSLLEQVHAGLDIVSDGEQTRQHFVTTFIEHLDGVDFEKRETVRIRNRYDASVPSVVGAVSRQKPVFVEDAKFLRSLTSRPIKWALPGPMTMIDTLYDGHYKSREKLAWEFAKILNQEARELEAAGVDIIQFDEPAFNVFFDEVNDWGVATLERALEGLKCETAVHICYGYGIKANTDWKKTLGSEWRQYEAVFPKLQKSKIDIVSLECQNSHVPMDLIELIRGKKVMIGAIDVATNRIETPEEVAETLCKALHFVDADKLYPSTNCGMAPLSRQVAIGKLNALNAGAEIVRKELTA
- a CDS encoding flavin reductase family protein, which produces MIDSTDFRNAMSLLTSAVNIVTTAGASGSHGFTASAVCSVTDTPPSLLVCMNKASRSHAHFIENKILTVNVLGAQHKHISKVFSSKMSSEERFKHGTWLELETGAPVLEDALVSFDCEIDQIQEVGTHTIFMCRIVAIQQSQNDQSLVYFNRAYHHVGGEVVA